GCACCGATTAAGGAATTTGAAAAAGCTAAGTTCTTTGAAGGTTGCATGCCTGTAGAAGAAATGGCTCGTCGTGGTGAAGATACATTATTGTTTGGCCCATTAAAACCAGTTGGTTTAGAAGACCCAAGAACAGGTAAAAGACCATATGCTGTAGTTCAACTTCGTCAAGATAATGTAGCCGATAGCCTGTATAATATAGTAGGCTTTCAGACTCATTTAAAATGGCCAGAACAAAAACGCGTATTTGGTTTAATACCAGGTTTAGAAAATGCTGAATTTGTGCGTTACGGTGTAATGCATCGCAATACATTTATAAATTCACCAGAATTACTTCGCCCAACATTACAATTTTATAATCGCGATGATTTGTTATTTGCTGGTCAAATGACAGGCGTAGAAGGTTATGTAGAATCTGCGGCTTCTGGACTTGTAGCTGGTATTAATGCAGCATATTTAGCTAAAGGTCAAGAGCCAGTGATTTTCCCAAAAGAAACGGCACATGGCTCTATGTGTAATTATATAACTTCAGCTGTAGCGAAACATTTTCAGCCAATGAATGCTAATTTTGGATTGATGCCACCGCTTGAAGAACGTATTCGTGATAAAAAATTGAAGAAACAAAAAATAGCGCAGAGAGCATTAGAATTTTTAGATAAATTTAGTGCTGATGTATTGAAAATAAATGAGGAAAACTGATAATATTAATATAATTAATAAATGGAGATGATTATATGGATAGTTTTAAAGCAACCACTATCATAGCCGTAAAAAAAGATGGTAAAACTGCTATTGCAGGCGATGGACAGGTTACTTTTGGACAGGCTGCTATCATGAAAGCAAATGCTCGTAAAGTTCGTCGTTTATATAATAATAAAGTACTTGCAGGCTTTGCAGGTTCTGTTGCTGATGCATTTACTTTATTTGAAAAATTCGAAGCAAAATTGGTTGAATACCATGGCAATTTAACGCGTGCAGCCGTAGAACTTGCCAAAGATTGGCGTATGGATAGAGTATTGCGTAAATTAGAAGCATTATTGCTCGTAGCAGATGAAAATACATTGTTATTGATTTCTGGTAACGGTGAAGTTATTGAACCAGATGGCAATGTGGCTGCTATAGGTTCTGGCGGTTTTTATGCATTAGCTGCTGGTCGCGCACTTGTTAAACACTCTAATCTCAGTGCTGGAGAAGTTGCTAAAGAAGCACTCACACTTGCTGCAGATATCTGCGTATACACAAATCATAATATTATAGTAGAAGAATTAAATTAATAAAGGAGTTTTAGTTGATGAAATTTAACGAACAAATTCCGCGTCAGGTTGTAGAAGAACTCGATAAATATATTGTAGGACAAGCACAGGCAAAACGTTCTGTAGCTATTGCATTGCGCAATAGATGGCGTAGCCGTCATTTACCAGAAGAAATGCGCGATGAAATCATTCCAAAAAATATTTTGATGATTGGTTCAACTGGCGTAGGTAAAACAGAAATTGCTCGTCGTTTAGCTAAATTAGTTAAAGCGCCGTTTGTTAAAGTAGAAGCTACAAAATTTACTGAAGTTGGTTATGTAGGTCGCGATGTTGAATCCATGGTTAGAGATTTAGCAGAAGCAGCTGTTCGCATGGTTAAACAGGAAAAATTAGAAGCAGTTCAAGATAAAGC
The window above is part of the Megamonas hypermegale genome. Proteins encoded here:
- the hslV gene encoding ATP-dependent protease subunit HslV, with product MDSFKATTIIAVKKDGKTAIAGDGQVTFGQAAIMKANARKVRRLYNNKVLAGFAGSVADAFTLFEKFEAKLVEYHGNLTRAAVELAKDWRMDRVLRKLEALLLVADENTLLLISGNGEVIEPDGNVAAIGSGGFYALAAGRALVKHSNLSAGEVAKEALTLAADICVYTNHNIIVEELN
- the trmFO gene encoding FADH(2)-oxidizing methylenetetrahydrofolate--tRNA-(uracil(54)-C(5))-methyltransferase TrmFO encodes the protein MKKVIIVGAGMAGSEAAWQVANRGIKVDLYEMRPVKSTPAHKTDKFAELVCSNSLRGAGLENAVGLLKEEMRRLKSLIMESADINRVPAGGALAVDREGFSQYITDKVKNHPNITVINEEIAQIPTEEDAITIIASGPLTSEVLAKSIKELTGQEYFYFYDAAAPLIAKESIDMSKAYRASRYGKGTADYINCAMDKEQYEHFWHELVNAEMAPIKEFEKAKFFEGCMPVEEMARRGEDTLLFGPLKPVGLEDPRTGKRPYAVVQLRQDNVADSLYNIVGFQTHLKWPEQKRVFGLIPGLENAEFVRYGVMHRNTFINSPELLRPTLQFYNRDDLLFAGQMTGVEGYVESAASGLVAGINAAYLAKGQEPVIFPKETAHGSMCNYITSAVAKHFQPMNANFGLMPPLEERIRDKKLKKQKIAQRALEFLDKFSADVLKINEEN